In the bacterium genome, TGGACGGCCAGCAGGGAGAAAGACACACCCAGGAAAGGTCCGAAGGTGGTGCCCAGAGTAAGCTGGCCCATCAGTCCGCGGTCCTTGAATATCCCCGGCAGGCGGCGCCAGCCGCCCAATGCGGTGAACAGGATGGCGAATCCGGCCAGTCCGGTGATCACCCTGATCTGGGCCGAGGCAAAGGGATGGTATCCCTGCATCCCGTATTTGGAAAGCACCAACCCGCCGGCCTGTCCCAGCGCTCCCCCCAAAGCCAGCAAAATTCCGGCCACCGGATGCTTGAATGACAGCTGATTGGATCCGGCATCTTTCTTTAAAACCACCAGGGAGATCCCCAGCAGGGTCAGGGCCATGCCCCAGATATCGATCGGGGTCAGGGTTTCCCCCAGCCACAGCCAGCCCATCAGCGCCGCCATGGGAGGGGCTAGGGCCATCACCAGCATGGCCACCCGGGCGCTGATGATGGTGTAGGATTTGAACAGGCAATAGTCGCCGATCACGAACCCGGCCACCCCCGACAGCGAAAGCCACAGCCAGGTATGGGCGGAGGCATCGAACGGCAGGAACATGCCCCGGGTGACCAGGGTAAAACAGCCCAGCAGCAGCGCTCCCAGTGCCAGCTTGATAAGGTTTACCGCCACGGAGCCGATCTTTTTGGCGGCCGGCTCAAAGGCCAGGGCGGTGACCGTCCAGCAGACGGCGGTGATCAGGGCGGCAATTTCACCAAGATGTGATGACATAAAGTTGGCAGAACCTTTTTGTGGCAGGGATATTTGAATGACAAAGGCCGATGGCAAAAGCCGTCGGCCGGGATTTAAAATAATGTTGAGAGATTGCTGCTATTCGGTTGACAGTAAACTCTGGCTCGCCAGACGAAGTCTCTTACTTGCATTACTTTTATATGACGTAGTATGGCGCCCGCCTACGGCGGACTACAGTCCGGCAGGTAGGAATAATGGCGGAGAGTCAGGGATTTTGCGCCTACGGCGCATCCGCCGCCGCTTTGCAGTATATATTTACTGCCGGCGGAGAACCCCTCAACTGCGTTGATCCGGGGTTCTCATCTATATAAATGGCGGAGAGTCAGGGATTTGAACCCCGGATCCCGTTCATCACGGGATACACGATTTCGAGTCGTGCGCCTTCAGCCGCTCGGCCAACTCTCCGTTAATATTTACTGAAAAAATCAAAGGGATAAAAAGGTGCGCCTTTCCCGCCTTGGGCGGGACCCCGCTTGCCCCGCTATAAGCGGCGGCTGCGGCGGTGGCAGCCAGCTCGGCTCACCTCCGCTTGGGGCGGAGGGACCCCGCCTGCGGCGGTGGCTCCATTCCGCTTATAGATTACAGTGTTTGGATTACAGATATCAGGTATTTTGAAGACGGCGTTTTTTAAAGAAATCTTTAAGCATTTGCGATGCCTCTTTTTCCAGCAATCCCCGATCAACCACTACCCGGTGATTGAGCCTCTTGTCCTCGACGATATTGAACACCGATCCGCAGGCTCCGGCCTTGGGATCTGATGCCGCATAGACCAACCGGTCGACCCGGGCCAGCACCATGGCTCCGGCGCACATGGCGCATGGTTCCAGGGTCACGTACACGGTGCATCCGGTCAGACGCCAGCGGCCCAGCTTTTTTGCGGCCTGTCTTAGGGCTATGATCTCGGCGTGCCGGGAGGCGTCCTTTTTTGTCTCCACCTGGTTCCAGCCCCGGCCTACGATCTTGCCACCATAAACAACCACGGCCCCCACCGGGACTTCGTGGTTAAGGGCCGCCTTGCGGGCCAGTTTTAAGGCCTGACGGAGATAATGACAACTATCGTTCAAATTTGCAGCAGAAATCTTAAACATTATATTTTAGCACCTAAACCTATGTTTTGTCAATAATAATGCCGGGCCCCAAAAAATATGCTGACCTATTGTGCCATGGGCTGTAATGGGCCAATGAGATCGCA is a window encoding:
- a CDS encoding DMT family transporter, which encodes MSSHLGEIAALITAVCWTVTALAFEPAAKKIGSVAVNLIKLALGALLLGCFTLVTRGMFLPFDASAHTWLWLSLSGVAGFVIGDYCLFKSYTIISARVAMLVMALAPPMAALMGWLWLGETLTPIDIWGMALTLLGISLVVLKKDAGSNQLSFKHPVAGILLALGGALGQAGGLVLSKYGMQGYHPFASAQIRVITGLAGFAILFTALGGWRRLPGIFKDRGLMGQLTLGTTFGPFLGVSFSLLAVQHTSTGIASTIMALVPVLIIPPSVILFRQRVSLMEIVGAVVAVAGVWLLFFK
- the tadA gene encoding tRNA adenosine(34) deaminase TadA; this translates as MFKISAANLNDSCHYLRQALKLARKAALNHEVPVGAVVVYGGKIVGRGWNQVETKKDASRHAEIIALRQAAKKLGRWRLTGCTVYVTLEPCAMCAGAMVLARVDRLVYAASDPKAGACGSVFNIVEDKRLNHRVVVDRGLLEKEASQMLKDFFKKRRLQNT